A genomic region of Methanothermobacter thermautotrophicus str. Delta H contains the following coding sequences:
- a CDS encoding glycosyltransferase, with translation MRILVVQESDWIERNPHQQHHLFDRLSARGHEVRVIDYPIDWRKEEGGSILNPRRVYLGVQKVREDAGVDVIRPAHLRVPVLDYLSIPFTHGREIRRQIREFRPDLVVGFGLINSFIASIEAGRQGIPFVYYLIDVLYTLIPERAFQGLGKLLMRKTIERSDLVLTINRKLDQLAAELGARRTEVIDAGIDLAEFDPDLDGSRIRERYGVGDDDILLFFMGFLYNFSGLRELAAAMAERRGEYPNIKLMVVGDGDAYEDLKGIRDDNNLDSLILTGRQPYSEIPEFVAASDICILPAHIDEEIMQDIVPIKLYEYLAMAKPVIATRLPGIYMEFGEGNGIHYIERPEETLDVAVELAGRLREEGQKGRRFVESNDWESITERFEETLRELVEKDE, from the coding sequence ATGAGGATACTGGTTGTACAGGAATCGGACTGGATAGAAAGGAACCCCCACCAGCAGCACCACCTCTTTGACAGGTTATCTGCGAGGGGTCATGAGGTGAGGGTCATAGACTACCCCATAGACTGGAGGAAGGAGGAGGGGGGAAGCATCCTGAACCCCCGCCGGGTCTACCTGGGGGTCCAGAAGGTCCGGGAGGACGCCGGTGTGGATGTTATAAGGCCCGCCCACCTCAGGGTCCCGGTACTGGATTACCTCTCAATACCCTTCACCCATGGGAGGGAGATAAGGAGGCAGATAAGGGAGTTCAGACCAGACCTTGTGGTCGGATTTGGTCTCATAAACTCCTTCATAGCATCAATCGAAGCAGGGAGGCAGGGCATACCCTTCGTATATTACCTCATCGACGTACTCTACACCCTGATACCAGAGAGGGCCTTTCAGGGTCTGGGGAAGCTGCTCATGAGGAAGACCATCGAGAGGTCAGACCTTGTCCTCACCATCAACAGGAAGCTCGACCAGCTGGCAGCTGAACTGGGGGCCAGGAGGACGGAGGTCATAGACGCGGGCATAGACCTTGCAGAATTCGACCCGGACCTTGACGGTTCACGCATAAGGGAGAGGTACGGTGTCGGGGATGATGACATCCTCCTCTTCTTCATGGGATTCCTCTACAACTTCTCCGGTCTCAGGGAACTTGCAGCAGCAATGGCAGAGAGGCGTGGGGAATACCCGAACATCAAGCTTATGGTTGTAGGGGATGGAGACGCATACGAGGACCTTAAAGGGATAAGGGATGATAACAACCTGGACAGCCTCATACTGACAGGGAGACAGCCCTACAGTGAGATACCTGAATTTGTAGCGGCTTCTGACATCTGCATACTCCCCGCCCACATAGACGAGGAGATAATGCAGGACATAGTCCCCATAAAGCTCTACGAGTACCTTGCAATGGCAAAGCCGGTCATAGCCACAAGGCTGCCAGGCATATACATGGAGTTCGGTGAGGGCAACGGCATCCACTACATAGAGAGACCAGAGGAAACTCTTGATGTAGCAGTGGAACTTGCAGGCAGACTCAGGGAGGAGGGCCAGAAAGGGAGGCGCTTCGTGGAGTCAAATGACTGGGAAAGCATCACCGAAAGATTTGAGGAGACCCTAAGGGAACTTGTGGAGAAGGATGAATGA
- a CDS encoding DUF1616 domain-containing protein: MKFKAKILLLITGIISALLIAAPQFHLRVAGLILCVLVTGYSFLRLTGLGDTLITPIPGLLILALNAFILNYTYLRNVRVLYALPAILIPIILLLKRSRKDVEVESTQIKTARELAKRDHPVESRADTSERKSGLEEAHGGEHAPLRDILISAVLSGATPLLIAFIHLNPVRFVLIIILIASSSYGLAAALLLRLQGYGRLRRAALTIPFALLLTLVAGTTGSKYGVVVLGAAGILSALVAYIRRTRQRIGEIESLQMSERDILERYGLVEDDVILHVPEIPERDLRAVDPSGIKKKALRTGKERDLEGELRRAFPGDEFWIEKEARRNLAGFSDLLVMVLLSIFTIAAINSSPRGVVEALFYLQVLLIPGYILTAAVAPLRDQLSVPERLFLEFSVSIIISSVIALLMGGHVTFKPLLARSISAISLIMTPAAFIRRYRAGGLAYSVDVRRIPSPRSLSRDGKVSLILSAVLVALVAVTVYLTLNPVPSERFTEFYILGPGGKAYGYPENVTAGERVEVMVGVVNREYRNETYRMVVRIGGDVLRNETLKLGNGERWEKRVNLTVTEAGKNQKLEFLLYRLPDTEKPYRSLHLFINVT; this comes from the coding sequence GTGAAGTTCAAAGCGAAAATCCTACTCCTCATAACAGGTATAATCTCAGCTCTTCTGATAGCAGCGCCCCAGTTTCACCTCAGGGTAGCAGGGCTCATCCTCTGTGTGCTGGTAACAGGTTACAGCTTCCTCAGACTGACCGGTCTTGGGGATACCCTGATCACCCCCATACCGGGGCTTCTAATACTGGCCCTCAACGCATTCATTCTGAACTATACATACCTTAGGAATGTAAGGGTCCTCTACGCCCTCCCCGCCATACTCATACCAATCATCCTGCTCCTGAAACGCTCCAGAAAGGATGTTGAGGTGGAAAGCACCCAGATAAAAACCGCCAGAGAACTCGCAAAAAGAGACCACCCAGTGGAAAGCCGGGCTGATACCTCTGAAAGAAAAAGCGGTTTAGAGGAAGCCCATGGGGGAGAACATGCACCATTAAGGGACATCCTGATTTCAGCTGTCCTTTCCGGTGCCACACCTCTCCTAATAGCATTCATCCACCTGAACCCGGTCAGGTTTGTGCTCATCATTATACTTATAGCCTCCTCGTCCTATGGCCTTGCAGCCGCCCTTCTACTGAGACTCCAGGGATATGGAAGGCTCAGAAGGGCCGCATTAACCATACCATTCGCCCTTCTACTCACGCTGGTAGCTGGAACCACAGGAAGCAAATACGGGGTGGTGGTCCTTGGTGCAGCAGGTATACTATCAGCCCTTGTGGCCTACATAAGGAGGACCAGGCAGAGGATAGGGGAGATAGAGTCACTGCAGATGTCAGAGAGGGACATCCTCGAAAGGTACGGACTCGTCGAGGATGATGTAATACTGCATGTCCCGGAGATACCTGAAAGGGATCTCAGGGCAGTTGACCCTTCAGGGATAAAGAAGAAGGCCCTGAGGACGGGTAAAGAGAGGGATCTGGAGGGGGAGCTCAGAAGGGCATTCCCCGGGGATGAGTTCTGGATAGAAAAGGAAGCCAGAAGGAACCTGGCAGGTTTCAGTGACCTTCTGGTTATGGTGCTCCTGAGCATCTTTACCATCGCTGCAATCAATTCATCTCCGCGGGGCGTTGTGGAAGCCCTCTTCTACCTCCAGGTGCTCCTGATACCCGGATACATTCTAACAGCTGCCGTGGCACCCCTCAGAGACCAGTTAAGCGTCCCCGAGAGGCTCTTCCTTGAATTTTCAGTAAGCATAATCATATCATCGGTGATAGCGCTCCTTATGGGTGGTCATGTTACCTTCAAGCCGCTTCTTGCAAGGAGCATATCTGCAATAAGCCTGATAATGACACCCGCAGCCTTTATAAGGCGTTACAGGGCCGGGGGACTTGCATACTCAGTTGATGTGAGACGTATCCCATCACCCCGCAGTCTCTCAAGGGATGGTAAGGTATCCCTCATACTCTCGGCTGTACTCGTGGCCCTCGTTGCAGTCACGGTCTACCTGACCCTTAACCCGGTGCCCTCTGAGAGGTTCACCGAGTTCTACATCCTGGGGCCTGGTGGTAAGGCCTACGGTTACCCTGAGAATGTTACTGCCGGCGAGCGCGTTGAGGTAATGGTAGGAGTGGTGAACAGGGAGTACCGTAACGAAACCTACCGGATGGTGGTGAGAATAGGCGGAGATGTTTTAAGGAATGAAACCCTAAAACTGGGTAATGGTGAGAGGTGGGAGAAGAGGGTGAATCTCACAGTAACAGAGGCTGGAAAGAACCAGAAACTCGAATTCCTTCTCTACAGGTTACCTGACACAGAAAAGCCCTACAGGTCCCTCCATCTCTTCATAAACGTCACATAG
- a CDS encoding EhaE family protein, producing MLETQIWFYAGAALVVIGSIATVAGPGVRDPIVRILNTEIPAVGVSLIFLTYNHTLALLTFIAATTIMTLVLLRAVIRLEEMGVEL from the coding sequence TTGCTTGAGACCCAGATCTGGTTCTATGCAGGGGCAGCCCTTGTGGTGATAGGTTCAATCGCAACCGTGGCAGGTCCGGGTGTCAGGGACCCCATTGTGAGGATCCTCAACACCGAGATACCTGCGGTTGGTGTTTCACTCATATTCCTCACCTACAACCACACCCTTGCCCTCCTGACCTTCATCGCGGCAACAACCATAATGACACTGGTACTCCTCAGGGCGGTTATAAGGCTTGAGGAGATGGGGGTGGAATTATGA
- a CDS encoding DUF2106 family protein — MSLGRILNELANPKRIPRLFAFSLGLILLVGFLVPITLNPDQLYPRPLPQEQINSKDPLAPYDRGGVPLEKPGDVKSQYPQFEVNLGKITAYLSPIAIAVKGLTVYFGTSIYSSPGGLIDEILYYTRGLDTVLESSILMMAFTIASWVALNFTMRRRRS; from the coding sequence ATGAGTCTTGGAAGAATCCTGAATGAACTTGCGAACCCCAAGAGGATACCCAGACTCTTCGCCTTCTCCCTGGGCCTGATACTCCTTGTAGGATTCCTTGTACCCATCACCCTGAACCCTGATCAGCTCTACCCGAGGCCACTGCCCCAGGAACAGATAAACAGCAAGGACCCCCTGGCACCCTATGACCGTGGGGGAGTACCCCTGGAGAAGCCAGGCGATGTGAAGTCACAGTACCCCCAGTTTGAGGTTAACCTGGGTAAGATAACAGCCTACCTCTCACCCATTGCAATAGCTGTTAAGGGCCTGACGGTGTACTTCGGTACATCCATATACTCCTCCCCTGGTGGGCTCATAGATGAGATACTCTACTACACCAGGGGCCTTGACACGGTCCTGGAGTCAAGCATACTGATGATGGCCTTCACCATAGCCTCATGGGTCGCCCTTAACTTCACTATGAGGAGGCGCAGGTCATGA
- a CDS encoding EhaG family protein: MMVPEFTLSLFQPAIYTGLIAGFIALLGISFQKNDLSALIITDIVGIAMLVIVAAVGTDLAEALILPGLVVELAEIMAISEILISREMRILGEVPVVEHRPMELEVFRTAPNFLALILIAYGVFLTGFTGGAVAGAGILFYVATRRARGLPTVEWDGIAGISGVTWCLWLAGFLIFFTAPQLWLPALFMSGCGILIKVASKMGLIGVLAREEIREAGGDE; encoded by the coding sequence ATGATGGTCCCGGAATTCACCCTTTCACTGTTCCAGCCCGCCATTTACACGGGCCTCATAGCAGGATTCATAGCGCTACTCGGGATATCATTCCAGAAGAATGACCTGAGCGCGCTGATAATCACGGACATAGTTGGAATAGCAATGCTCGTAATCGTTGCAGCCGTTGGAACCGACCTCGCAGAGGCCCTCATACTCCCGGGTCTCGTGGTCGAACTGGCTGAGATAATGGCCATATCAGAGATACTCATATCAAGGGAGATGAGGATACTGGGGGAGGTGCCGGTGGTTGAACACAGACCCATGGAACTTGAGGTGTTCAGGACAGCCCCCAACTTCCTTGCTCTGATACTCATCGCCTACGGTGTTTTCCTCACAGGGTTCACCGGGGGTGCTGTTGCCGGGGCAGGGATACTCTTCTACGTAGCTACCAGGAGGGCCAGGGGCCTTCCCACAGTGGAGTGGGATGGGATTGCAGGTATCTCCGGTGTAACATGGTGCCTCTGGCTTGCAGGTTTTCTGATATTCTTCACCGCCCCACAGCTCTGGCTGCCGGCCCTCTTCATGTCAGGATGCGGCATACTCATAAAGGTCGCCAGCAAGATGGGCCTCATCGGGGTCCTTGCAAGGGAGGAGATCAGGGAAGCAGGGGGTGATGAGTGA
- a CDS encoding SDR family oxidoreductase, whose amino-acid sequence MRDMDVAVTGGLGFIGSHLTDELLERGNRVTVIDDLSTGSPDNLRDPHHEDLEIIEGSINDLDLEKVFQGKDYVFHQAALASVPESVRDPLRCHRVNATGTLRVLMASSRAGVRKVVNASTSAVYGNNPEIPLREDARPMPLSPYAVSKVTGEYYCQVFEDQGLETVSLRYFNVYGPRQRPDSQYAAVIPRFIDALLSGRSPEIYGDGEQSRDFIYVGDVVRANIFLAESRGSGVYNVAGGSSVTVNRLFDIISGILESDAEPEYLDERPGDVRHSLADTSRLAAAGFRPEVGLEEGLMRTVEWFLERLKIGSSYQ is encoded by the coding sequence ATGAGAGATATGGATGTAGCTGTAACCGGAGGACTTGGATTTATAGGTTCACACCTCACAGATGAACTCCTTGAGAGGGGAAACCGTGTCACCGTAATCGATGACCTATCAACCGGAAGCCCGGATAACCTCAGGGACCCCCACCATGAGGACCTTGAGATAATTGAGGGGAGCATAAATGATCTGGACCTTGAGAAGGTATTTCAGGGCAAGGACTACGTCTTCCACCAGGCAGCCCTGGCCAGTGTCCCCGAGAGTGTGAGGGACCCCCTCAGGTGTCACCGTGTCAATGCCACAGGGACCCTCAGGGTGCTGATGGCCTCCTCCAGGGCAGGTGTCCGGAAGGTTGTGAACGCATCAACCTCTGCTGTCTATGGGAACAACCCGGAGATTCCCCTGAGGGAGGACGCCAGACCAATGCCCCTATCACCCTACGCAGTGTCCAAGGTGACGGGGGAGTACTACTGCCAGGTATTTGAGGACCAGGGGCTTGAAACCGTCTCCCTGAGGTACTTCAATGTCTACGGACCCCGCCAGAGGCCTGATTCACAGTACGCTGCAGTCATCCCCAGGTTCATCGACGCCCTCCTCAGTGGCAGGTCCCCTGAGATCTACGGGGATGGAGAGCAGAGCCGTGACTTCATATACGTCGGTGACGTTGTGAGGGCCAACATCTTCCTGGCAGAGTCCCGTGGATCAGGGGTTTACAATGTGGCCGGTGGAAGTTCCGTTACAGTCAACAGGCTCTTCGATATAATTTCAGGGATCCTTGAGTCAGATGCAGAACCAGAATACCTTGATGAGAGGCCCGGAGACGTGAGGCACTCCCTTGCAGACACGTCCCGTCTCGCTGCAGCAGGTTTCAGGCCAGAGGTTGGACTTGAGGAGGGGCTTATGAGGACCGTTGAGTGGTTCCTGGAAAGACTGAAGATAGGATCCTCCTATCAGTGA
- a CDS encoding glycosyltransferase family 2 protein, translating into MNEHDPTRGGDYLNDCTAGGVAMRVVTVIPAFNEERTVESVVRGALEHGDVILVDDGSTDRTAALGEEAGARVISHPKNLGKGAALKTGIREALGGDYDVIVFMDADGQHDPSLIPELASAVNGGDFIIGSRFIRNNHDSMPLHRQLSNRITTWILRLATGYRITDSQSGFRAISARYAHLILEIPYDDYVYESEAICETSRHRLRIAEVPITCTYGDEKSYIGVGDVLQYIRFIVRLFVRRISGVRG; encoded by the coding sequence ATGAATGAGCATGATCCCACGAGGGGTGGTGATTACCTCAATGACTGTACCGCTGGAGGTGTCGCGATGAGGGTGGTCACAGTGATACCTGCATTCAATGAGGAGAGGACCGTCGAATCCGTTGTGAGGGGCGCCCTTGAACATGGTGACGTGATCCTGGTGGACGATGGCAGCACAGACAGGACTGCAGCCCTTGGTGAGGAAGCAGGGGCAAGGGTCATCAGCCACCCCAAAAATCTCGGGAAGGGGGCAGCCCTCAAGACAGGTATAAGGGAGGCCCTTGGAGGAGACTACGATGTCATAGTATTCATGGACGCCGATGGCCAGCACGACCCCTCCCTGATACCAGAACTTGCATCCGCGGTTAACGGTGGCGACTTCATCATAGGGTCAAGGTTCATAAGGAATAACCATGATAGCATGCCCCTCCACAGGCAGCTATCAAACCGGATAACCACCTGGATACTCAGACTGGCCACAGGGTACCGGATAACAGATAGTCAGAGCGGCTTCAGGGCAATATCAGCCAGGTACGCCCACCTGATACTCGAAATACCCTACGACGACTATGTGTATGAATCAGAGGCAATATGTGAGACCTCAAGGCACCGGCTGAGGATAGCCGAGGTCCCCATCACCTGCACCTATGGTGATGAGAAGTCCTACATCGGGGTCGGGGACGTCCTCCAGTACATCAGGTTCATAGTTAGGCTCTTCGTCAGAAGGATATCCGGTGTCAGGGGCTGA
- a CDS encoding flippase, translating to MSHARTLARNTAFLLVATLFTNLAAFVWNVYLARYLGTAGFGILSTALALTGIFSILADLGIGTYITREIARNPGGARELVAAGLGNRIILSCIVFVLILLFPLTGLYSGTAAAVIVFIAGYMLLTSFSSFFNSIFQGFQRMEYQTVWNILNSLFILVGVIAVVWLGGSVVHVAVAYLIAAALSLVYSATTFTRRFFTPGLSFSRDMIREAIPFGITSVFSLIYFWIDSVMLSLMKGDVSVGLYNAPYRLLTVITSLYGVYLTAVFPVMSRFHVESEDSLRFTYMRSLKYLIIIAVPLIFTVFTLAGPLIELIFSAKYLESVPALRVLIIATAFMFINGVSSSLLGSANRQITVTRITGVAALFNVTLNLALIPRFDFMGASAATVMTEALMTLLFLRTVRDLGFGPAWRDLHVAWRILLPAAASIILLLLPLSILIRIPLALVAYIAGILLTGALDSVDRAVVRSIIRGQR from the coding sequence ATGAGTCATGCAAGGACCCTTGCAAGGAACACGGCATTCCTCCTGGTGGCCACACTCTTCACAAACCTTGCGGCCTTTGTATGGAACGTCTACCTCGCAAGGTACCTTGGAACCGCTGGTTTTGGTATACTCTCGACTGCGCTGGCCCTGACCGGCATATTCAGCATACTCGCAGATCTGGGTATAGGGACCTACATCACCCGGGAGATTGCAAGGAACCCTGGAGGGGCCAGGGAACTTGTGGCGGCGGGTCTCGGTAACCGTATCATCCTCTCATGCATCGTATTTGTGCTGATACTCCTCTTCCCCCTCACAGGACTGTACAGCGGGACTGCCGCTGCAGTCATCGTTTTCATAGCAGGGTACATGCTTTTGACCTCCTTCAGCTCATTCTTCAACAGTATATTCCAGGGTTTCCAGAGGATGGAGTACCAGACAGTATGGAACATCCTCAACAGCCTCTTCATACTTGTAGGTGTCATTGCCGTTGTCTGGCTGGGTGGGAGTGTTGTGCATGTCGCAGTGGCCTACCTCATTGCAGCCGCCCTCTCACTTGTATACTCCGCTACAACATTCACCCGTCGTTTCTTCACTCCAGGTTTAAGTTTCAGCCGCGACATGATCAGGGAGGCCATCCCCTTCGGGATAACGAGTGTATTCTCTCTGATATACTTCTGGATAGACTCCGTGATGCTCTCCCTCATGAAGGGTGATGTCTCAGTGGGTCTTTACAATGCACCCTACAGGCTCCTCACGGTCATCACATCACTTTACGGTGTCTACCTCACCGCTGTATTCCCTGTGATGTCCAGGTTCCACGTTGAAAGTGAAGATTCACTGCGGTTCACCTACATGAGGTCCCTGAAGTATCTCATAATCATAGCGGTCCCCCTGATCTTCACGGTATTCACACTTGCAGGGCCCCTGATAGAGCTCATCTTCTCTGCGAAGTACCTTGAATCGGTCCCCGCCCTCAGGGTGCTCATAATCGCAACCGCCTTCATGTTCATAAATGGTGTGAGCTCCAGCCTCCTGGGGTCAGCCAACAGGCAGATCACGGTCACCAGGATCACTGGGGTTGCAGCCCTCTTCAATGTGACCCTCAACCTCGCACTGATCCCACGCTTTGACTTTATGGGTGCGAGTGCTGCCACAGTAATGACGGAGGCCCTCATGACCCTACTTTTCCTCAGGACGGTGCGCGATCTCGGTTTTGGTCCTGCATGGAGGGACCTGCATGTTGCCTGGAGGATCCTCCTCCCTGCAGCAGCTTCAATCATCTTACTCCTGCTCCCCCTCAGTATACTCATAAGGATCCCCCTGGCCCTGGTTGCCTATATCGCCGGGATCCTCCTGACAGGTGCCCTGGACTCTGTGGACAGGGCTGTGGTGAGGTCAATCATCAGGGGCCAGAGATAA
- a CDS encoding DUF2109 family protein yields MLIQITGIIVVLMALRTLLAQDRAERLLYLNAMSFGISAMIALYVGTAFGAVLATVYFVASTITSNAIAHTLDRVGEEMVIED; encoded by the coding sequence ATGTTGATCCAGATAACAGGGATAATAGTGGTGCTCATGGCCTTGAGGACACTCCTGGCCCAGGACAGGGCTGAGAGGCTCCTCTACCTCAATGCCATGTCCTTTGGAATATCTGCAATGATAGCCCTCTACGTTGGAACCGCCTTTGGCGCTGTCCTTGCAACGGTATACTTTGTGGCATCAACCATAACATCCAATGCAATCGCCCACACCCTTGACCGTGTTGGAGAGGAAATGGTTATCGAGGATTAG
- a CDS encoding UPF0104 family protein, with protein sequence MKRFYFFALSILLILALIIWMGPSRIIRAVYMADWMIIAIALLIHMGVLAVRGLRWGFIIGQPWRMRVNFMVKTIGLFAGNLSPMRSAGEVMNALAGKKLNGIELSEGLSAGLTERFFDLGIGGGLLLLAAVMVPVIRVIALFGAILSVLITYLIYLVNWREEKGLRIYQRIHSIIERLPVSEETLENLYERLTSGIKGMIGYTRSYSNFTSLGVIFILSLLSWLMECLRLYLVFMAFGVETSFSAVIIIFLLANLVGILSALPGGMGSMEVSMAGLFVVFGVPGFLAGSIALVDRIISFWMVTALGAIFSSCYAGEIFDEVRSYILDIRA encoded by the coding sequence ATGAAAAGGTTTTACTTCTTTGCACTGAGCATCCTTCTCATCCTGGCACTCATAATATGGATGGGACCCTCAAGGATCATCAGGGCAGTCTACATGGCGGACTGGATGATCATAGCCATCGCACTTCTCATCCACATGGGGGTTCTGGCTGTTAGGGGCCTCCGCTGGGGTTTCATTATAGGCCAGCCCTGGAGGATGCGGGTCAACTTCATGGTGAAGACCATCGGCCTCTTTGCCGGTAACCTCAGCCCCATGAGGAGTGCTGGCGAGGTCATGAATGCACTAGCAGGTAAAAAACTGAACGGAATTGAACTCTCAGAGGGTCTCTCAGCTGGTTTAACCGAGAGGTTCTTTGATCTGGGGATAGGAGGGGGTCTGCTTCTCCTTGCAGCCGTGATGGTGCCGGTGATAAGGGTAATAGCCCTCTTCGGGGCGATTCTATCTGTCCTCATAACCTACCTCATCTACCTTGTTAACTGGAGGGAGGAGAAGGGTTTGAGGATCTACCAGAGGATACATAGCATCATTGAGAGACTTCCAGTATCTGAGGAAACACTTGAAAACCTCTATGAACGTTTAACCTCCGGTATAAAGGGCATGATAGGTTACACGAGATCCTACTCCAACTTCACCTCCCTTGGAGTCATATTCATCCTTTCACTCCTCTCCTGGCTCATGGAGTGCCTGAGACTCTACCTGGTATTCATGGCCTTCGGAGTGGAGACCTCCTTCTCTGCAGTTATAATAATATTCCTCCTGGCAAACCTTGTGGGCATACTATCTGCCCTTCCAGGGGGCATGGGCTCAATGGAGGTCTCAATGGCAGGACTGTTTGTAGTATTTGGTGTCCCCGGGTTCCTGGCTGGAAGCATAGCCCTGGTGGACCGTATAATATCATTCTGGATGGTCACAGCACTGGGAGCCATCTTCTCATCCTGCTATGCCGGGGAGATATTTGATGAGGTCAGGTCCTATATCCTTGATATAAGGGCGTGA
- a CDS encoding DUF2108 domain-containing protein, translating to MNPMDLLNITNVGVFVIFTGAAGIILLSRPLDKIIMFSLLQGGFVMVLAAARYLDVAMAAALFDPISTIILLMAVMRINDIRTSRGEELA from the coding sequence ATGAATCCGATGGACCTCCTTAACATTACAAACGTTGGTGTCTTTGTCATATTCACGGGAGCTGCAGGCATCATACTCCTCTCAAGGCCCCTTGATAAGATAATAATGTTTTCGCTCCTCCAGGGGGGCTTTGTGATGGTCCTTGCAGCTGCAAGGTACCTTGATGTTGCCATGGCAGCGGCCCTCTTTGACCCCATATCAACCATAATACTGCTGATGGCCGTTATGAGGATAAATGATATAAGGACTTCGAGGGGTGAGGAACTTGCCTGA
- a CDS encoding proton-conducting transporter membrane subunit gives MDIASLGGELLGQIPFGDIVLYLTPFNLFMFAAVLIFTFLIAISRTETQVETEFGTLGNRRVEVDTAEFRIRRFLAIVCGLATAGAMVTGDLFNFTLFVALIGIVNIGIVSAVRQVEVLDAAFQYGLIAMMASLPLFGGAALVLGSSGTLSLLELSGMAGNPMIVFAALLLLMGVVGETGVAPFYATKAEMFRTPGSPFILIIHLSSLLVIVRAIEVLLIVSL, from the coding sequence ATGGATATAGCGTCCCTGGGAGGTGAACTCCTCGGCCAGATACCCTTCGGTGATATCGTACTCTACCTGACACCCTTCAACCTCTTCATGTTTGCAGCCGTGCTCATATTCACCTTCCTCATAGCCATAAGCAGGACCGAGACCCAGGTTGAAACCGAGTTCGGGACACTGGGCAACAGGCGCGTGGAGGTCGACACCGCCGAGTTCAGGATCAGGCGGTTCCTGGCCATTGTCTGCGGACTTGCAACAGCCGGTGCAATGGTGACAGGTGACCTCTTCAACTTCACCCTCTTCGTGGCACTCATAGGTATCGTGAACATAGGTATAGTTTCGGCGGTGAGGCAGGTTGAGGTCCTTGACGCGGCCTTCCAGTATGGACTGATAGCCATGATGGCCTCACTCCCACTGTTCGGGGGCGCAGCCCTGGTGCTGGGATCATCAGGTACCCTGAGCCTCCTTGAACTATCAGGGATGGCCGGTAACCCCATGATAGTCTTCGCCGCCCTCCTGCTCCTCATGGGTGTTGTTGGTGAGACCGGTGTCGCACCCTTCTATGCAACCAAGGCCGAGATGTTCCGCACACCGGGTTCACCCTTCATACTTATAATACACCTCAGCTCCCTCCTGGTGATTGTGAGGGCCATAGAGGTTTTGCTGATAGTTTCACTGTAG
- the ehaA gene encoding energy-converting NiFe hydrogenase A subunit EhaA, with protein MIIHVTYLSGYLAAIISSIIVSAILGLPLTPERPARHSWTPSAIFPTPVIALGLTAISIKLGVTGIYGADLGAVAGVLSAIMTAYFLEDIFPRPEDS; from the coding sequence ATGATTATTCATGTTACATATCTTTCAGGTTACCTAGCAGCCATTATTTCATCGATAATCGTTTCAGCGATACTGGGGCTTCCCCTGACACCTGAAAGGCCGGCCAGGCACTCATGGACACCATCGGCCATCTTCCCGACACCGGTAATTGCACTGGGACTCACAGCAATATCCATAAAACTGGGTGTCACAGGTATCTATGGAGCCGACCTCGGAGCCGTGGCAGGGGTCCTATCAGCAATAATGACTGCATACTTCCTTGAGGATATATTCCCCAGACCGGAGGACTCATGA